Proteins from one Loktanella sp. M215 genomic window:
- a CDS encoding ATP-binding cassette domain-containing protein translates to MTSKRDRREVILETRSLSMHFGGVKAVDQVDFTLYDRELRCLIGPNGAGKSTFFKCLTGQLSPSAGEIIIRGQDTTGIEPQQVASLGVGIKTQVPNVFDGLSVDENIWLSARRWHDARRARTLTTETIERLKLGDIRRALVGQLAHGQRQWVELGMVVVAEPWLVLLDEPAAGMTHEETARTAELIHEINETAALIVVEHDMQFIRMISRQVTVFHEGRILMEDTMDAISKDKRAREVYLGHRA, encoded by the coding sequence ATGACATCGAAACGCGACAGACGCGAAGTGATCCTTGAGACGCGCAGCCTGTCGATGCATTTCGGCGGGGTCAAGGCGGTCGATCAGGTCGATTTCACCCTTTACGACAGGGAATTGCGCTGTCTGATCGGGCCCAACGGGGCGGGTAAATCCACGTTCTTCAAATGTCTGACGGGTCAGCTGTCACCCAGCGCGGGCGAAATCATCATCCGCGGCCAGGACACCACCGGGATAGAGCCGCAGCAGGTGGCAAGCCTTGGCGTCGGGATCAAGACGCAGGTGCCCAACGTCTTTGACGGGCTGAGCGTGGACGAGAATATCTGGCTGTCGGCCCGGCGCTGGCACGACGCGCGGCGCGCGCGGACCCTGACGACCGAGACCATCGAACGCCTCAAGCTTGGCGACATCCGCCGCGCACTGGTCGGTCAACTGGCCCATGGCCAGCGGCAGTGGGTGGAACTTGGCATGGTCGTGGTGGCGGAACCCTGGCTGGTGCTGCTGGATGAACCCGCAGCGGGTATGACCCATGAGGAGACGGCCCGGACGGCGGAGTTGATCCACGAGATCAACGAAACTGCAGCCCTGATCGTGGTCGAGCATGACATGCAGTTCATCCGCATGATTTCGAGGCAGGTCACGGTATTTCACGAAGGTCGCATTCTGATGGAAGACACGATGGACGCGATTTCCAAGGATAAACGTGCGCGCGAAGTCTATCTGGGACACCGGGCATGA
- a CDS encoding branched-chain amino acid ABC transporter permease has translation MGNGTLTQMRPVLIFALIGVVFMVAAPYALQLFTIINLTTAISLAVLALSLALVWGYGGILCFGQVAFFGLGAYAYTIAAINFDGSTWAILVAVLVAAAFASLLGYFMFFGRVSDVYLGVITLTVTLIFFSLIRRTSGPEYKIGKALMGGFNGITSPPLNLPWDTSAFLFPEDVFYVAMAALILCYVFSGWLVTTHFGRVCAAIRENELRAELLGYDSRLYKLGIFTIAAGIAAIGGVLFCNGVGRITPDVFSLYNAALTIIWVIVGGRGTLIGPIMATFGLFYLTSALGGQSLLNNNLVLGIILIFFVLLVPRGVAPTITGWFKTRRRPVSGTRRRRRRAGAGHS, from the coding sequence ATGGGGAACGGCACGCTGACCCAGATGCGGCCCGTTCTGATCTTTGCCCTGATCGGCGTCGTGTTCATGGTCGCGGCACCCTATGCGCTACAACTCTTCACGATCATCAACCTGACGACTGCGATCTCATTGGCCGTGCTCGCGCTCAGCCTTGCGCTGGTCTGGGGATACGGTGGCATCCTGTGTTTCGGGCAGGTCGCCTTCTTTGGCCTCGGGGCCTATGCCTATACTATCGCTGCGATCAACTTCGACGGATCGACATGGGCGATTCTGGTGGCTGTCCTGGTCGCGGCGGCCTTTGCGTCGCTCTTGGGGTATTTCATGTTCTTCGGGCGGGTATCTGACGTGTATCTGGGCGTCATCACCCTGACGGTCACATTGATCTTCTTCTCGTTGATCCGGCGCACCTCTGGGCCGGAATACAAGATTGGCAAAGCCCTGATGGGGGGCTTCAACGGTATCACGTCACCACCCCTGAACCTGCCGTGGGACACCTCGGCGTTCCTGTTTCCCGAAGATGTCTTCTATGTCGCGATGGCGGCCCTGATCCTGTGCTACGTCTTCAGCGGCTGGCTGGTCACGACCCATTTCGGCAGGGTCTGCGCTGCGATCCGAGAGAACGAATTGCGCGCCGAGCTTCTGGGCTACGATTCCCGGCTCTACAAGCTGGGCATCTTCACGATTGCGGCGGGCATCGCTGCAATCGGCGGGGTGCTGTTCTGTAACGGGGTCGGGCGGATCACGCCGGATGTTTTCAGTCTGTATAACGCCGCCTTGACGATCATCTGGGTGATTGTTGGCGGTCGCGGAACCCTGATCGGGCCAATCATGGCCACCTTCGGGTTATTCTATCTGACCTCGGCTTTGGGTGGGCAGTCCCTGTTGAACAACAACCTCGTGCTGGGGATCATCCTGATCTTCTTCGTTCTTCTGGTGCCACGCGGGGTCGCACCGACCATCACCGGCTGGTTCAAAACACGCCGCAGACCGGTGTCCGGCACGCGTCGCAGGCGCCGCCGCGCCGGGGCGGGCCACTCATGA
- a CDS encoding branched-chain amino acid ABC transporter permease: MDLVVAVLFQLIYGIANLALISLGLAIIFGMMRVINLAHGEFLMLGGYTVLVATNAGVNVWIAMLILAPLVVGIIGVIVERLLIRWLYGRMVDTLLATWGLSLLLIGLVTSIFGASTATTISAPLGIIRIGSYSASGYELFLIGVTAALFAAVYATLKLTKLGLVARATMQNPEMSSALGVSTTRIYMITFGLGAAVSGLAGGLLAPVTGVLPTIGSIYIAKAFITVISGGSAILAGTAAGSILLGGINGIFSFITGPTIGEVALLVAAIVLLRLMPRGITGRFFRKSL, translated from the coding sequence TTGGACCTGGTCGTCGCCGTCTTGTTTCAACTGATTTACGGTATCGCTAACCTCGCGCTGATCAGCCTCGGGCTTGCGATCATATTCGGCATGATGCGGGTCATCAATCTGGCGCATGGCGAGTTCCTGATGCTGGGCGGCTATACCGTGCTGGTGGCGACGAACGCGGGCGTGAACGTCTGGATCGCGATGCTGATCCTTGCGCCACTGGTCGTGGGCATCATCGGGGTCATCGTGGAACGGCTGTTGATCCGCTGGCTGTACGGCCGGATGGTCGACACGCTGCTGGCGACCTGGGGCCTGTCTTTGCTGCTGATCGGACTGGTCACGTCGATCTTCGGGGCATCGACGGCCACGACCATCTCTGCACCGCTCGGGATCATTCGCATCGGTTCCTATTCCGCATCAGGCTATGAACTGTTCCTGATCGGCGTGACCGCCGCACTCTTCGCTGCGGTCTATGCGACGTTGAAGCTGACGAAACTTGGTCTTGTCGCCCGCGCAACCATGCAAAATCCCGAGATGTCATCGGCTTTGGGCGTATCCACGACACGGATCTACATGATCACCTTCGGGCTGGGGGCTGCGGTGTCGGGCCTTGCGGGGGGACTGCTGGCCCCGGTCACGGGCGTGCTGCCCACCATCGGGTCGATCTACATCGCCAAGGCCTTCATCACGGTGATCTCTGGCGGATCGGCGATCCTCGCGGGAACGGCGGCGGGGTCCATCCTGCTGGGCGGGATCAACGGCATCTTTTCATTCATCACCGGCCCCACCATCGGCGAGGTTGCACTGCTGGTCGCGGCGATCGTCCTGTTGCGCCTGATGCCGCGCGGGATCACGGGCCGCTTCTTCAGGAAATCCTTGTGA
- a CDS encoding urea ABC transporter substrate-binding protein yields MTLSRRQFVIGSSALALAAPATIARAQSDNIKFAAILDLSGGLDIYGAPMAETTKLAIDDINAAGGLLGREVELKMYDAQSSIQFYTQYATQAAAGDKADVVHAGITSASREAIRPTLDRFKTLYFYNTQYEGGVCDFNTFCTGSTPAQTVAKVVPYAIEKWGKKVYIVAADYNYGQITAQWMQRFVKENGGETLDVEFFPLDVTNFGPTINKIQTAKPDFVISALVGGAHVSFYRQYAAAGMMKEIPIASTTFGVGNEQKLISAEEGNGIVASYSYFEGIDSPTNTAFLERITAKLGADRPDMNELAIRTYEGAMLWAEAVKAAGTADRDPVIEALRSGLSYDGPSGIVSIDPQTNHCSMNVYIAELQDQTWNIVESFENQPPADTQMVCDLVANPDQATFLFENGLEAAGIK; encoded by the coding sequence ATGACGCTTTCCCGCAGACAGTTCGTCATCGGCTCTTCCGCTCTTGCCCTTGCGGCCCCTGCGACGATCGCACGCGCACAGTCGGATAACATCAAGTTCGCCGCGATCCTCGATCTCTCTGGCGGTCTCGATATCTACGGCGCGCCGATGGCCGAGACCACCAAGCTTGCGATCGATGACATCAACGCGGCGGGCGGCCTGCTGGGCCGCGAGGTCGAGCTCAAGATGTATGACGCGCAGTCATCCATCCAGTTCTACACCCAGTATGCCACGCAGGCCGCCGCCGGGGACAAGGCGGACGTGGTCCACGCCGGCATCACATCGGCGTCCCGAGAAGCGATCCGCCCCACGCTGGACCGGTTCAAGACGCTGTATTTCTACAATACCCAGTACGAGGGCGGCGTCTGCGATTTCAACACCTTCTGCACAGGATCGACACCCGCCCAGACGGTGGCCAAGGTCGTGCCCTATGCGATCGAAAAGTGGGGCAAGAAGGTCTATATCGTCGCCGCCGACTATAACTACGGCCAGATCACCGCGCAGTGGATGCAGCGTTTCGTCAAGGAAAACGGAGGTGAGACGCTGGACGTCGAATTCTTCCCGCTCGACGTCACCAACTTTGGCCCGACCATCAACAAGATCCAGACCGCAAAGCCCGATTTCGTCATCTCGGCGCTGGTCGGCGGCGCGCATGTATCCTTCTACCGCCAGTATGCGGCGGCTGGCATGATGAAGGAAATTCCGATCGCATCCACGACCTTTGGCGTCGGCAACGAGCAAAAGCTGATCTCGGCCGAGGAGGGCAACGGCATCGTCGCGTCCTACAGCTACTTCGAAGGCATCGACTCTCCGACCAACACGGCGTTTCTGGAACGCATCACCGCCAAACTGGGTGCGGACCGCCCGGACATGAACGAATTGGCGATCCGGACCTACGAGGGTGCGATGCTGTGGGCCGAAGCCGTCAAGGCCGCGGGTACCGCTGACCGTGATCCGGTGATCGAGGCGTTGCGGTCGGGGCTGAGCTACGACGGCCCGTCCGGCATCGTGTCGATCGACCCGCAGACCAACCACTGTTCGATGAACGTCTACATTGCCGAACTTCAGGACCAGACCTGGAACATCGTCGAGTCGTTTGAAAACCAGCCGCCTGCCGATACGCAGATGGTTTGTGACCTTGTGGCCAACCCCGATCAGGCAACCTTCCTGTTCGAAAACGGGCTGGAAGCGGCCGGCATCAAGTAA
- a CDS encoding flotillin family protein, whose translation MAWFFVIVVLVIAAVLIILFLSSYYRKATREISVVRTGMGGQKVVLDGGCVALPFLHKVSEVNMRTSKLDIERAGAKSIITKDRLRVDVAAEFYVRVKDTVEGVATAAQALGGKSFRASDLEEILEGKLVNAMLSVAAGYTMDDLQDNRANYAREVSAMLDDNLGQNGLMLESMSLTRIDQTPFHALDENNAFNALGMRRLAEIIAVNKKERAVIEADADVSVRQSQLEATKRKLTITREEEEAMITQQREIEIARSRSAAETAEEQAVSEKRREAARINRDTEVRRQTLESELNSALKKSENTVVLARKRGEEALAEADAIAAKGGEAEAEERVRTIRETAMAERDKALALIRAAEQAQVDDTRVRSEADTIKLLAEAQAKATLDRAGAERDRMLSEAKGRAAMIEAENAQSPALIAMKMDEARLRTLPLVVERMMKPAEKIESIRINHMTGFDGAKGGRKKGVASAVNQVVDSVLSMALQLPAVQKLGEEVGMNIGDGVRGLSKSLDRKTTGGKPDKATDAGASDKKR comes from the coding sequence ATGGCATGGTTCTTCGTGATCGTTGTGCTGGTCATCGCAGCCGTTCTGATCATTCTGTTCCTAAGCAGCTACTATCGCAAGGCGACGCGCGAAATCAGCGTCGTCCGGACCGGCATGGGGGGGCAAAAAGTCGTTCTGGACGGTGGCTGCGTGGCCTTGCCCTTTCTGCACAAGGTGTCGGAAGTGAATATGCGCACCTCGAAGCTGGATATAGAACGGGCGGGTGCAAAATCCATTATCACGAAGGATCGTCTGCGGGTTGATGTGGCGGCAGAGTTTTATGTGCGCGTCAAGGACACTGTCGAAGGGGTCGCGACGGCCGCACAGGCGCTTGGTGGTAAATCCTTCCGCGCGTCTGACTTGGAAGAAATCCTCGAAGGTAAACTCGTGAACGCCATGTTGTCGGTCGCGGCGGGTTACACGATGGACGACCTGCAGGACAATCGGGCGAACTATGCCCGCGAAGTCAGTGCGATGCTGGACGATAACCTGGGGCAGAACGGCCTGATGCTGGAATCGATGTCGCTGACGCGAATCGACCAGACGCCGTTTCACGCGCTTGACGAAAACAACGCCTTCAACGCTTTGGGGATGCGGCGGCTGGCGGAAATCATTGCCGTCAACAAGAAGGAGCGTGCGGTCATCGAGGCGGATGCCGATGTGTCGGTCCGGCAAAGTCAGCTGGAGGCGACCAAGCGCAAGCTGACGATCACGCGCGAGGAAGAAGAGGCGATGATCACGCAGCAGCGCGAGATCGAGATCGCACGATCCCGGTCGGCCGCCGAGACGGCAGAAGAACAGGCCGTGTCCGAAAAACGACGCGAGGCGGCGAGGATCAACCGCGATACGGAGGTCCGGCGCCAGACGCTGGAATCGGAATTGAACTCCGCACTGAAGAAATCCGAAAATACCGTGGTGCTGGCCCGTAAACGTGGTGAAGAAGCCCTGGCCGAAGCGGACGCCATCGCCGCCAAGGGCGGAGAGGCCGAGGCTGAAGAGCGCGTGCGCACGATCCGGGAGACTGCGATGGCCGAGCGTGACAAGGCGCTCGCCCTGATCCGCGCGGCCGAACAGGCGCAGGTCGACGACACGCGCGTCAGATCCGAAGCCGACACCATCAAGTTGCTGGCTGAGGCACAGGCGAAGGCCACGCTCGACCGGGCCGGGGCGGAACGCGACAGGATGCTGTCAGAGGCCAAGGGCCGTGCCGCCATGATTGAGGCAGAGAATGCGCAAAGCCCCGCATTGATCGCAATGAAGATGGACGAGGCGCGTCTGCGGACGTTGCCGCTGGTTGTCGAACGCATGATGAAACCAGCCGAAAAGATCGAAAGCATTCGCATCAATCACATGACCGGATTCGATGGCGCCAAGGGCGGCCGCAAGAAGGGCGTAGCGTCCGCGGTCAATCAGGTCGTCGATTCGGTGTTGAGCATGGCGCTGCAGCTGCCTGCGGTTCAGAAACTGGGCGAAGAAGTCGGTATGAACATCGGCGATGGCGTGCGCGGCCTCTCGAAATCGCTCGACAGGAAAACGACCGGTGGCAAGCCGGACAAGGCAACGGACGCAGGCGCGTCCGACAAGAAACGCTGA